In Rhodoferax koreense, a genomic segment contains:
- a CDS encoding efflux RND transporter permease subunit gives MIAKFIRWSIANRFLVLLATVMLCAWGIYSVVRTPLDALPDLSDVQVIIRTTYPGQAPRIVENQITYPLTTTMLSVPGAKTVRGYSFFGDSFVYVLFEDGTDLYWARSRVLEYLNQVQSRLPAAAKASIGPDATGVGWIYQYALVDRSGTQDASQLRALQDWFLKFELKTIPNVAEVASIGGMVRQYQIVLDPNKLVAYGIPHTKVVEAIQKANQETGGSVLELGEAEYMVRASGYLQGLDDFRKVPLMTTAAGVSVRLGDVARIQLGPEMRRGIGELDGEGEAAGGVIVMRSGKNALETITAVKEKLKTLQSSLPQCVEIVPVYDRSNLIERAVNNLTYKLLEEFIVVAVVCFLFLFHLRSALVAIVSLPLGILAAFIVMHYQGVNANIMSLGGIAIAIGAMVDAAVVMIENAHKHLEQWGHAHPGETLHGEARWRVIGDSAAEVGPALFFSLLIITLSFIPVFTLEAQEGRLFSPLAFTKTYSMAAAAGLSVTLIPVLMGYLIRGRIPEEKNNPLNRLLIAVYRPLLNAVLRAPKMTLVVAAVLLVLSLWPLQHIGGEFMPRLDEGDLLYMPSALPGLSTGKASELLQQTDRLIKTVPEVASVYGKAGRAETATDSAPMEMFETTIQFKPKEQWRPGMTQDKLVEELDRIVKLPGLANIWVPPIRNRIDMLATGIKSPVGVKVAGTDLAEIDRIAGEIERAVKDVPGVSSALAERLTGGRYVDINIRREEAARFGLNIADVQSVISSAVGGENIGETVEGLQRFPINLRYPREIRDSLEKLRVLPIVTERGQRLVLSDVADIRITDGPPMLRSENARLSGWVYVDIRGRDLRSAVQDMQKAVAQQVKLPPGYSVSWSGQFEYLERATAKLKVVVPFTLLIIFVLLYLTFASFGEAVLIMAALPFALIGGIWLLYLLNYNLSIAGAVGFIALAGVSAEFGVIMLLYLKNAWHERLDQGKTTEADLLDAIREGAVLRVRPKAMTVAVILAGLFPIMWGTGTGSEVMQRIAAPMVGGMITAPLLSMFVIPAAYLLMRRPREARANASRRVLFWTK, from the coding sequence ATGATCGCCAAGTTCATCCGCTGGTCCATTGCCAACCGCTTCCTCGTCCTGTTGGCAACCGTGATGTTGTGCGCCTGGGGGATCTATTCAGTCGTGCGCACACCGCTGGACGCATTGCCTGATCTCTCGGACGTGCAGGTCATCATCCGCACCACCTATCCTGGGCAGGCACCGCGAATTGTCGAGAACCAGATTACCTACCCGCTGACCACCACCATGTTGTCGGTGCCGGGGGCCAAGACGGTGCGCGGCTATTCGTTCTTTGGCGATAGCTTTGTCTACGTGCTGTTCGAGGACGGAACCGATCTCTACTGGGCCCGTTCACGGGTTCTGGAGTACCTGAACCAGGTGCAGTCACGCCTGCCGGCCGCGGCCAAGGCGTCCATCGGGCCAGACGCTACCGGAGTGGGCTGGATTTATCAGTACGCGCTGGTGGACCGCAGCGGCACCCAGGACGCTTCGCAGTTGCGTGCCCTGCAAGACTGGTTCCTCAAGTTTGAGCTGAAAACCATCCCCAACGTAGCCGAGGTCGCTTCAATCGGTGGCATGGTCCGCCAGTACCAAATCGTGCTCGACCCAAACAAGCTGGTGGCCTATGGCATTCCACACACCAAGGTGGTCGAAGCCATACAGAAAGCCAACCAGGAAACCGGCGGCTCGGTGCTGGAGCTGGGCGAGGCCGAGTACATGGTACGTGCATCGGGCTATTTGCAAGGCCTGGACGACTTCCGCAAGGTGCCCTTGATGACCACCGCTGCGGGTGTGTCGGTACGTCTGGGCGACGTAGCGCGCATCCAGCTTGGCCCGGAAATGCGCCGTGGCATCGGCGAACTGGACGGTGAAGGCGAGGCTGCAGGTGGCGTGATCGTGATGCGCTCTGGCAAGAACGCGCTGGAGACTATCACTGCGGTGAAGGAAAAACTCAAAACCTTGCAGTCCAGCTTGCCCCAGTGCGTGGAGATCGTGCCCGTCTACGACCGCTCCAACTTGATCGAACGTGCGGTGAACAACCTGACCTACAAGTTGCTGGAAGAGTTCATCGTTGTCGCGGTGGTGTGTTTCCTCTTCCTGTTCCACCTGCGCTCCGCTTTAGTGGCCATCGTCTCGCTGCCACTGGGCATTCTGGCGGCATTCATCGTCATGCACTACCAAGGCGTCAACGCCAACATCATGTCTTTAGGAGGGATTGCCATCGCCATCGGGGCCATGGTGGATGCGGCGGTGGTGATGATCGAGAACGCGCACAAGCACTTGGAGCAATGGGGTCACGCGCATCCAGGGGAAACGCTGCACGGAGAAGCCCGCTGGCGGGTGATTGGCGATTCAGCCGCGGAGGTGGGGCCGGCTCTGTTCTTCTCGCTGCTGATCATCACCCTGTCGTTCATTCCGGTGTTCACCCTGGAGGCGCAGGAAGGCCGCCTGTTCTCACCGCTGGCATTCACCAAGACCTATTCGATGGCCGCTGCAGCAGGCTTGTCAGTGACCCTGATCCCGGTGCTGATGGGCTACCTCATTCGCGGTCGCATCCCCGAAGAAAAGAACAACCCGCTGAATCGCCTCCTGATCGCGGTGTACCGCCCGCTGCTCAATGCGGTGCTGCGAGCACCCAAGATGACCTTGGTGGTCGCAGCGGTGCTGCTGGTACTGAGCCTGTGGCCCCTGCAGCACATCGGCGGCGAGTTCATGCCGCGTCTGGACGAAGGCGATCTGCTCTATATGCCCTCCGCTCTGCCGGGGCTGTCCACCGGCAAGGCCAGCGAGTTGTTGCAGCAGACTGACCGCCTGATCAAGACCGTGCCCGAAGTGGCCAGCGTCTACGGCAAAGCCGGACGGGCCGAGACCGCAACCGACTCCGCGCCCATGGAGATGTTCGAGACCACGATCCAGTTCAAGCCCAAGGAGCAGTGGCGCCCCGGCATGACGCAGGACAAGCTGGTGGAGGAGCTGGATCGCATCGTTAAATTACCGGGATTGGCCAACATCTGGGTACCACCAATCCGCAACCGCATCGACATGCTGGCCACCGGTATCAAGAGCCCGGTGGGCGTCAAGGTGGCGGGGACCGATCTGGCCGAGATCGACCGTATCGCCGGAGAGATTGAGCGTGCAGTAAAAGACGTGCCGGGTGTGAGCAGCGCCTTGGCCGAGCGCTTGACCGGTGGCCGCTATGTGGACATCAATATCCGTCGGGAGGAAGCTGCGCGGTTCGGCCTGAACATTGCCGATGTCCAGTCGGTGATCTCGTCGGCGGTCGGTGGCGAGAACATCGGCGAGACCGTCGAGGGCCTGCAACGCTTCCCCATCAACCTGCGCTATCCCCGCGAAATCCGGGATTCGCTGGAAAAGCTGCGCGTACTACCCATCGTCACGGAACGCGGCCAGCGTCTGGTTCTGTCGGATGTGGCCGATATCCGCATTACCGATGGCCCGCCCATGCTGCGTAGCGAGAACGCCCGCCTGTCCGGCTGGGTCTACGTGGACATCCGCGGGCGCGACCTGCGCTCCGCGGTGCAGGACATGCAAAAGGCTGTGGCGCAGCAGGTCAAGCTACCTCCCGGCTACTCCGTCTCGTGGTCGGGCCAGTTTGAGTACCTGGAGCGCGCCACGGCCAAGCTCAAGGTGGTAGTGCCATTCACGCTGCTCATCATCTTCGTACTGCTGTACCTGACGTTTGCCAGTTTTGGCGAAGCAGTGCTGATCATGGCAGCGCTGCCGTTTGCGCTGATTGGGGGCATCTGGCTGCTCTACCTTCTGAACTACAACCTGTCGATCGCCGGCGCGGTGGGCTTCATTGCGCTGGCCGGGGTGTCCGCCGAGTTCGGCGTGATCATGCTGCTGTACCTGAAGAATGCTTGGCATGAACGGCTGGACCAAGGCAAAACCACGGAAGCTGACTTGCTGGATGCCATACGGGAAGGGGCGGTACTGCGGGTGCGGCCCAAAGCCATGACGGTCGCGGTCATTCTTGCGGGTCTGTTTCCGATCATGTGGGGCACCGGTACCGGCTCCGAAGTAATGCAGCGCATCGCAGCGCCGATGGTCGGCGGGATGATCACTGCACCCCTGCTGTCGATGTTCGTGATTCCGGCTGCCTATCTGCTGATGCGGCGTCCAAGAGAAGCTAGGGCCAACGCCTCCAGGCGGGTATTGTTTTGGACAAAGTAA